A window of Chloroflexota bacterium contains these coding sequences:
- a CDS encoding M23 family metallopeptidase — MDNPVIVDFPLRGEWVAVHTPAKRIPSHGTDMLGQRYAYDFIRTDNRKGLHYCPVSHFRLLVFGIPVSRCYGWGENVCAPFDGKVAKMKDGLKERQRLFPLLDLLIVIKNMLTFSRNDKALHRVMGNYIMLEKDDIYAAFAHLLPGSIEVRQGQEVKAGQRIAKVGHTGNSTAPHLHFQLMDRADILTAKGVPCAFKEYEVLKDGTWQNTIGSIPEYGERIRYMK, encoded by the coding sequence ATGGACAACCCGGTCATCGTAGATTTCCCCCTTCGGGGAGAATGGGTCGCTGTTCATACGCCCGCCAAGCGTATTCCCAGCCACGGCACGGATATGCTGGGACAGAGGTATGCCTACGATTTCATCAGGACTGATAACAGGAAGGGCTTACACTACTGCCCCGTGAGCCATTTCCGATTGCTGGTTTTCGGGATACCGGTAAGCCGATGCTATGGCTGGGGAGAGAACGTTTGCGCACCGTTCGATGGTAAAGTCGCCAAGATGAAAGATGGGCTGAAAGAAAGACAAAGGCTATTCCCCCTCTTAGACCTGCTCATCGTTATCAAGAATATGCTGACCTTCAGCCGAAATGATAAGGCTCTACACAGGGTTATGGGTAATTACATTATGTTGGAAAAAGATGATATTTATGCCGCCTTTGCCCATTTGTTACCAGGCTCTATCGAGGTGCGTCAGGGTCAGGAAGTGAAAGCCGGACAGAGAATAGCCAAAGTGGGGCATACCGGTAATTCAACTGCCCCCCATCTGCACTTTCAGCTTATGGACAGAGCCGATATCCTCACAGCCAAAGGGGTACCCTGTGCCTTCAAGGAATATGAAGTATTGAAAGATGGTACTTGGCAGAATACAATTGGTAGCATACCCGAATACGGCGAGAGAATTCGCTATATGAAATAA
- the aroQ gene encoding type II 3-dehydroquinate dehydratase — translation MKILVIQGPNLNFLGKRIKEIYGDKTLEEINRLLQQVGGELGVEVVTFQSNSEGALIDFIQKESAAAKGIIINPGALTHYGFSLRDALADSGLPVVEVHLSNIYAREEFRQRSVIAPIARGQISGLGWRGYMAALRTLVSELKGDAA, via the coding sequence ATGAAGATACTGGTAATTCAGGGGCCAAACCTAAATTTTTTAGGGAAACGAATCAAGGAGATATACGGTGACAAGACGCTAGAGGAGATCAACCGGCTGCTGCAGCAGGTGGGGGGGGAGCTGGGGGTGGAGGTGGTCACGTTTCAGTCGAACAGCGAGGGTGCGCTGATTGACTTTATACAGAAGGAATCGGCGGCGGCGAAGGGCATAATCATCAACCCGGGGGCATTGACGCATTACGGCTTCTCGCTTCGAGACGCGCTGGCGGATAGTGGCCTTCCGGTGGTGGAGGTCCACCTGTCCAATATCTACGCCCGTGAGGAATTCCGCCAGAGGTCGGTGATTGCCCCTATTGCCAGGGGGCAAATCAGCGGCCTGGGCTGGAGAGGGTATATGGCCGCACTGAGAACCCTGGTTTCGGAGTTGAAGGGAGACGCCGCTTAA
- a CDS encoding carbohydrate kinase family protein, with amino-acid sequence MPASDRKPERLTARRQERAGREEAMPPPKTPLEIVGMGAMNLDQLYLVERILTDGEAAVAGFASQAGGSAANTLCGLAKLGVRAGFVGVVGDDEAGRRLMDDLARHGVDASQVKVKKGDTGSTLCLSDSRSRRAIYVMPGANSLLAPEDLDLEYISQAKIFHLSSFVHEAQLELQKRLAAQLPASVKISFAPGSLYAAKGIEQLAPLLERAHLLFVNRTEMVQLTGQDFAAGARKCLELGCHTVVTTLGNITTKLPGKAHQVTVAAHVLSRDGGEHCIESRAKQGQPVADTTGAGDAFAAGFLYGIIKGKPLTQCGLLAEIMARFCVGRVGARAGLPTLVEVAEEYQAISAERL; translated from the coding sequence ATGCCGGCCTCAGACCGAAAGCCTGAACGTCTTACCGCCCGAAGGCAAGAAAGAGCAGGACGAGAAGAAGCCATGCCCCCCCCCAAGACTCCCCTGGAAATCGTCGGGATGGGCGCCATGAACCTGGACCAGCTATACCTGGTGGAGCGCATCCTGACCGACGGCGAGGCCGCCGTGGCCGGCTTCGCCTCTCAGGCGGGGGGGTCGGCGGCCAACACCCTCTGCGGGCTGGCCAAGCTCGGCGTCAGGGCGGGCTTCGTGGGGGTGGTGGGGGACGACGAAGCAGGCCGCAGGCTAATGGACGACCTTGCAAGGCACGGCGTAGACGCGAGCCAGGTGAAAGTCAAGAAAGGCGACACAGGCTCGACCCTGTGCCTCAGCGACAGTCGGAGCAGGCGCGCCATTTACGTCATGCCCGGGGCCAACAGCCTCCTGGCCCCGGAAGACCTGGACCTGGAATACATCAGCCAGGCGAAGATATTTCATCTGTCGTCCTTTGTCCACGAGGCGCAGTTGGAATTGCAAAAGCGGCTGGCAGCCCAACTGCCGGCCAGCGTCAAGATCAGCTTCGCCCCGGGTTCGCTTTACGCCGCCAAGGGGATAGAGCAGCTAGCGCCACTGCTGGAGCGGGCGCACCTCCTGTTCGTCAACCGCACTGAAATGGTGCAACTCACCGGTCAGGACTTCGCCGCCGGCGCCCGAAAATGCCTGGAACTGGGCTGCCACACGGTGGTGACCACCCTGGGGAACATCACCACGAAGCTGCCGGGAAAGGCGCATCAGGTGACGGTAGCCGCCCACGTCCTGTCCCGGGATGGCGGGGAGCACTGCATCGAATCCAGGGCCAAGCAGGGCCAGCCCGTGGCGGACACTACCGGCGCGGGCGACGCCTTCGCCGCCGGCTTTCTCTACGGCATTATAAAAGGAAAGCCCCTGACACAGTGCGGGCTGCTGGCGGAAATCATGGCCCGCTTCTGCGTGGGGCGGGTGGGGGCGAGGGCGGGGCTGCCCACGCTGGTGGAGGTGGCAGAGGAATACCAGGCCATTTCGGCGGAGCGGTTGTGA
- a CDS encoding B12-binding domain-containing radical SAM protein: MKISFVEPRAPFYNFYTSVIGHMPMLGPIYLGTILHRDGHDVRMFNENAKNLDYGVIQDSDVLAISIMTATAPRGYEIAQAFRSLNPKGRIIMGGCHATFMPEEALQYADHVVTGEGELVISDLVKHGGEKIVQGSHVEDLDKLPFPDFSLMFGVERPLITSVSTSRGCPNDCNFCSVSPMFGRKYRIRSAESVFQELSRFKHRHVFFCDDNFGVNRRVTKELLNLMIENGVTPKWTAESSVNIAKDEEMLELMRRAGCSRLCIGFESMDADTLKKYGKRQTPEDVKSCIKVLHKHGIRVHGMFISEGYSDIYHRLGIDTLQLTILTPIIGSRLHRAVKEAGQFLTQIYPRDWKLFDGTHVVHWPDRMSPLEMQKQSVRAMKKFYSRINMMKMLIKGRYQDYCIRREGRRLINKWEKQNKEYLLWLKRGLVQG; this comes from the coding sequence ATGAAGATTTCCTTTGTGGAGCCGCGGGCCCCCTTTTACAACTTCTACACCAGCGTCATCGGGCACATGCCCATGCTCGGCCCAATCTACCTTGGCACTATACTCCACAGAGACGGTCATGACGTGAGGATGTTCAATGAGAACGCCAAGAATCTCGATTACGGGGTGATCCAAGATTCAGATGTCTTGGCCATCTCCATCATGACCGCCACTGCGCCCCGGGGTTACGAGATAGCCCAAGCCTTTCGGTCGCTCAACCCCAAAGGGAGAATCATCATGGGCGGCTGCCACGCCACCTTCATGCCGGAAGAGGCGCTTCAGTATGCAGACCACGTGGTCACCGGTGAGGGGGAATTGGTAATCTCCGACCTTGTCAAGCATGGAGGGGAAAAGATTGTACAAGGCAGCCATGTGGAAGACCTCGATAAGTTGCCTTTCCCTGATTTTTCACTGATGTTCGGAGTCGAAAGGCCGCTCATCACCTCAGTGTCTACCTCCAGGGGCTGCCCTAATGACTGCAACTTTTGCTCCGTTAGTCCGATGTTCGGGCGAAAATACAGGATTCGAAGCGCCGAGAGTGTGTTTCAGGAGCTATCACGGTTCAAGCACAGGCACGTCTTTTTCTGTGATGATAATTTCGGCGTCAACAGGCGTGTAACAAAGGAGTTGCTAAACTTGATGATCGAAAATGGGGTAACGCCAAAGTGGACGGCCGAGAGCAGCGTGAACATCGCCAAAGACGAGGAGATGCTAGAGCTGATGAGGCGAGCTGGTTGTTCCCGGTTGTGCATTGGTTTTGAGTCCATGGATGCGGACACGTTGAAGAAGTATGGGAAAAGGCAGACGCCTGAGGATGTCAAGAGCTGCATCAAGGTGCTGCACAAGCATGGCATCAGGGTTCACGGCATGTTCATTTCAGAGGGATACTCTGACATCTACCACAGGTTAGGGATCGATACCCTTCAATTGACCATACTGACGCCCATTATTGGTAGCAGGCTTCATAGGGCTGTGAAAGAAGCCGGCCAGTTTCTAACGCAGATTTATCCCAGGGACTGGAAGCTATTTGATGGTACGCACGTGGTTCACTGGCCAGATCGTATGTCACCTCTGGAGATGCAGAAGCAGTCAGTCAGGGCAATGAAGAAATTCTACTCGCGGATCAATATGATGAAGATGCTGATCAAGGGTAGGTACCAGGACTATTGCATCCGGCGTGAGGGACGTCGACTAATCAATAAGTGGGAGAAACAGAACAAAGAATACCTCTTGTGGCTGAAAAGGGGTCTTGTTCAGGGCTGA
- a CDS encoding carboxymuconolactone decarboxylase family protein produces the protein MSNQQPAVSKAFQTFMKEAPKHAEAWMATVQGLDDASALDKKTEHLAYLAVLAALRLEGGVPFHTQLAKQSGASREEVISAILIGLPAAGNGVTQVLPIALQAYDAARA, from the coding sequence ATGAGCAACCAACAACCGGCGGTCAGCAAGGCATTTCAGACATTTATGAAAGAGGCTCCAAAGCATGCAGAAGCGTGGATGGCAACAGTTCAGGGTCTCGACGATGCCAGTGCTTTGGACAAGAAGACTGAACACCTGGCGTATTTGGCTGTCTTGGCGGCTTTGCGGCTGGAAGGTGGGGTGCCCTTCCATACACAGTTGGCTAAGCAGTCGGGTGCGTCTCGTGAAGAAGTTATTAGCGCCATATTGATTGGATTGCCCGCAGCCGGGAATGGTGTCACACAGGTCTTGCCAATAGCACTCCAAGCGTATGATGCTGCGCGGGCTTAG
- a CDS encoding DUF433 domain-containing protein, producing MKYQHRIIIDPKIMHGKPVIKGTRIPVYIVLNLLAGGSKAEDVLEEYPDLANEDILACLEYAAELAQEEVGVLETEGIR from the coding sequence ATGAAATACCAGCACCGGATCATCATAGACCCTAAGATCATGCATGGCAAGCCAGTCATTAAAGGCACCCGAATTCCCGTGTATATTGTACTTAACCTCCTGGCCGGCGGGTCCAAGGCAGAAGACGTGCTAGAAGAGTATCCGGACCTGGCCAATGAGGACATCCTTGCTTGCCTGGAGTACGCGGCTGAGCTGGCGCAGGAAGAGGTGGGAGTCCTTGAGACAGAAGGGATCAGGTGA
- a CDS encoding PHP domain-containing protein, which produces MLKADLHIHTEYSFDCTTPLEDIIDRCVELGINCVAVADHGTIAGALKMKERAPFKVIVAEEVLTPIGEIMGMFLSEEVPTKISAEEAIRRIKGQNGLVCLPHPFDRMRGIKEKCRSLESLIPDIDIIEVFNARTLPLLFSDSKARRFAEKHGLLCSAGSDAHTLHEVGHTWVEMPEFNGSQEFRSALAQGTIHGHRSSPVVHVATTYRNILRGLKLAGRRPSG; this is translated from the coding sequence TTGCTGAAGGCTGACCTGCATATTCATACCGAGTACTCCTTTGATTGCACGACGCCCCTGGAAGACATCATCGATCGGTGCGTCGAGCTAGGGATCAACTGCGTTGCTGTAGCAGACCACGGCACTATCGCTGGCGCTCTGAAGATGAAGGAAAGGGCGCCCTTCAAGGTGATTGTGGCGGAGGAAGTGCTTACGCCCATCGGGGAGATAATGGGGATGTTCCTGAGTGAGGAGGTGCCCACCAAGATTTCGGCTGAAGAGGCCATCAGGCGGATCAAGGGCCAAAACGGGCTGGTATGCCTCCCCCACCCCTTCGACCGTATGAGGGGAATAAAGGAGAAATGCCGCTCGCTGGAGAGCCTTATTCCGGACATCGATATCATCGAAGTGTTCAATGCCAGAACCCTGCCGCTGCTCTTCTCTGATAGCAAGGCGCGGCGCTTTGCCGAAAAGCATGGCCTTCTTTGCAGCGCCGGCAGCGATGCCCATACGCTGCACGAGGTGGGACACACCTGGGTAGAGATGCCGGAATTCAATGGCAGCCAGGAATTTCGCTCTGCCCTGGCACAGGGCACGATCCACGGTCACCGCAGTTCCCCTGTGGTCCACGTGGCGACCACCTACAGGAACATCCTCAGAGGCCTGAAACTGGCCGGAAGGAGGCCTTCGGGTTGA
- a CDS encoding M24 family metallopeptidase, with the protein MAIADRLRKLRQKLLEKELEGILISQPENCRYLSGFTGSTGFLLVTQDTATVATDFIGFEQAKAEVAGLEVVRIKGMAEGLAELIHGLGIRRLGFEADNLVFSQHSKLSQQAAEKQIQLIPTEGLVESLRAVKEEEELACLMRAAGMADSAMEYIAREIRPGMSEKEAAWELEKFLREKGSEAVSFEIIVASGPKGALPHARPTERRLSQGEPIVVDLGARVGGYCSDLSRTLCLGPRSGTFAEVYDLVLRAQLSALDNLEVGMAAEQGDNLARKVIQEGGYGEAFGHGLGHGVGLAVHERPRLGPKSTDVLQEGMVFTVEPGIYVAGWGGVRTEDTVMMKDGRAKALTRVGK; encoded by the coding sequence TTGGCAATAGCTGACCGTCTCAGAAAGCTACGCCAGAAACTCCTGGAAAAGGAGCTAGAAGGCATACTCATTTCCCAGCCGGAGAACTGCCGCTATCTCAGCGGATTCACTGGCTCGACAGGATTTCTGCTCGTCACTCAGGACACGGCTACGGTGGCAACAGATTTCATTGGCTTTGAGCAGGCCAAGGCAGAGGTAGCTGGCCTGGAAGTGGTGCGCATAAAGGGCATGGCGGAGGGGCTGGCGGAGTTGATACATGGCCTCGGGATAAGAAGACTGGGGTTTGAAGCCGACAATCTGGTGTTCTCCCAGCACAGCAAACTGTCTCAGCAGGCGGCAGAGAAGCAGATTCAGCTTATCCCCACGGAGGGGCTGGTGGAATCCCTGCGGGCGGTGAAGGAAGAGGAAGAACTGGCTTGCCTGATGAGGGCAGCGGGAATGGCTGACAGCGCTATGGAATACATTGCCCGGGAGATTCGGCCGGGGATGAGCGAGAAGGAAGCGGCCTGGGAGTTGGAGAAATTCCTGCGGGAAAAGGGCAGTGAGGCCGTGTCTTTTGAAATTATCGTGGCCTCGGGGCCGAAGGGTGCCCTGCCTCATGCCAGGCCCACGGAGCGGCGTTTGTCTCAGGGTGAGCCTATTGTGGTGGATTTGGGTGCCAGGGTGGGAGGGTACTGTAGCGACCTGAGCCGGACTCTGTGCCTGGGACCCCGTTCTGGGACATTCGCCGAAGTATATGACCTGGTGCTGCGCGCTCAGCTTTCGGCGCTGGACAATCTGGAGGTGGGGATGGCCGCCGAGCAAGGAGACAACCTGGCGCGAAAGGTTATTCAGGAAGGTGGCTACGGAGAGGCTTTCGGTCACGGCTTGGGACACGGCGTGGGGCTGGCTGTCCACGAGCGGCCCAGGCTTGGCCCCAAATCTACGGATGTTCTTCAGGAGGGGATGGTGTTTACTGTTGAGCCAGGCATCTATGTGGCGGGCTGGGGAGGGGTGAGGACTGAGGATACGGTGATGATGAAGGACGGCAGGGCAAAGGCGCTCACCAGGGTGGGCAAATAG
- the dprA gene encoding DNA-protecting protein DprA — MDLSEARYWVGFNLIPGIGRIKLSLLEAYFGDLERAWHAPAAEFKAAGLDTKSTEAIVSLRGQISLDDELEKLTRYGVTVITGNDSTYPRRLKETYDWPPLLYVRGTLTPEDECALAVVGTRRASIYGRQATEEIVADLAHSGITIVSGLAKGIDAIAHRTALQSGGRTIAVAGCGLDLVYPSDHVALARQIMERGALISEFPLGTRPKAEHFPQRNRIISGISLGVLVVEAGEKSGALNTAHWAAEQNRDVFAVPGSIFSPASRGTNHLIQEGAKLVCHSSDILEELNLSMMAQQLEMKEITTPVTDTEAQLLTCLSREATHIDDVCRHTGLPVATVTSTLAMLELKGLAKQVGGMNYVLA, encoded by the coding sequence ATGGACTTGAGCGAGGCAAGATATTGGGTGGGGTTCAATCTTATCCCAGGAATTGGCCGGATAAAGCTTTCGCTCCTTGAGGCCTATTTCGGCGACCTGGAAAGGGCATGGCATGCCCCAGCGGCTGAGTTCAAGGCTGCCGGTCTTGATACTAAATCTACAGAGGCGATTGTTAGTCTGCGTGGCCAAATATCCCTGGACGATGAGCTAGAGAAGCTGACGCGCTACGGGGTGACAGTGATCACCGGGAACGACTCCACCTATCCCCGGCGACTTAAGGAAACCTATGACTGGCCACCCTTGCTTTATGTGAGGGGTACACTTACTCCCGAAGACGAGTGCGCTCTTGCTGTGGTCGGCACACGGCGTGCTTCTATCTACGGACGACAGGCAACTGAAGAAATCGTTGCCGATCTAGCCCATAGCGGAATCACTATTGTCAGCGGGTTGGCAAAAGGCATTGATGCTATAGCTCATCGAACAGCTCTTCAGTCTGGAGGGCGGACCATTGCTGTGGCTGGCTGCGGACTGGATCTCGTTTATCCCAGTGACCACGTAGCCCTGGCTCGACAGATTATGGAGCGTGGTGCTCTGATTAGTGAGTTCCCTCTGGGCACCCGACCCAAAGCCGAGCATTTTCCGCAGCGGAATCGTATCATTAGTGGCATAAGTCTGGGTGTGCTGGTGGTGGAGGCAGGAGAGAAAAGTGGCGCCCTGAATACGGCCCATTGGGCGGCAGAGCAAAATCGGGATGTCTTCGCTGTTCCTGGCAGTATCTTTTCCCCTGCCAGCAGAGGCACCAACCACCTTATTCAGGAAGGCGCGAAGCTGGTCTGCCACTCCAGCGACATCTTGGAGGAGTTGAATCTCAGTATGATGGCACAACAGCTAGAGATGAAGGAGATCACCACTCCAGTTACTGATACGGAGGCGCAACTTTTGACGTGCCTTTCCAGGGAGGCAACTCATATTGACGACGTCTGCCGTCACACCGGTCTTCCCGTAGCCACAGTGACCAGTACCCTGGCAATGCTGGAATTGAAAGGACTGGCAAAACAGGTAGGTGGCATGAACTATGTGCTGGCCTGA
- a CDS encoding phosphoglycerate transporter: MSSYHLGWFSTGRDKAARDLLTVVWQEIRQGRIKADIAFVFSNRERGEAVESDLFFDLVEGYGIPLVCVSSGKFQPEKRSAALEEWRLSYDREVMKRLEGFNPDLCVLAGYMLIVGKEMCQRYKMINLHPAAPGGPTGTWQEVIWKLIETRAGSTGVMMHLVTPELDKGPAVTFCTFSIRGEPFERHWRGVEGLSVEQLKKGQGEKKPLFRLIREQGLAREFPLITATVRAFGEGRVRIEQGRVVDAGGKHVDGYDLTAEIDRIVQEKGG; this comes from the coding sequence TTGAGCTCGTACCACCTGGGCTGGTTTTCCACCGGCCGGGACAAGGCAGCCCGCGACCTGTTGACCGTGGTGTGGCAGGAAATCCGACAGGGAAGGATAAAGGCGGATATCGCTTTTGTCTTTAGCAATCGCGAGCGCGGCGAAGCGGTGGAGAGCGATCTCTTTTTCGACCTGGTGGAGGGCTACGGTATCCCTCTGGTGTGCGTTTCTTCAGGGAAATTTCAGCCTGAGAAGAGAAGCGCGGCGCTGGAGGAGTGGCGACTGTCATACGACAGAGAGGTGATGAAACGACTCGAGGGGTTCAACCCAGACCTGTGCGTGCTGGCGGGCTATATGCTCATTGTGGGGAAGGAGATGTGCCAGAGGTACAAGATGATCAATCTCCACCCCGCAGCCCCCGGCGGCCCGACCGGCACCTGGCAGGAAGTGATCTGGAAATTGATAGAGACCAGGGCGGGGAGCACGGGGGTCATGATGCACCTGGTGACTCCAGAGCTGGACAAAGGGCCGGCGGTCACCTTCTGCACCTTCTCCATTAGAGGTGAGCCTTTTGAGCGGCACTGGAGGGGGGTGGAGGGGCTCTCTGTGGAACAGTTGAAAAAGGGGCAGGGAGAGAAGAAGCCTCTTTTCAGGCTTATCCGGGAGCAGGGGCTGGCCAGGGAGTTCCCTTTGATTACGGCCACGGTCAGGGCTTTCGGCGAGGGGAGGGTGCGGATAGAACAGGGGAGAGTGGTGGACGCGGGCGGGAAGCACGTTGATGGTTATGATTTGACGGCGGAGATAGACAGGATTGTGCAAGAGAAGGGTGGATAA
- the topA gene encoding type I DNA topoisomerase, giving the protein MVDKLVIVESPAKAKSIGKILGRSYSIKASVGHVRDLPQWGLGVDVKNGFAPRYEVPKAKKKVVKELKEAARKAKSVYLATDPDREGEAIAWHLVAAAELDGVEKHRVVFHEITEQAIKNAFRHSRQIDMHLVDAQQARRVLDRLVGYKVSPLLGSKVRRGLSAGRVQSVALRMIVEREREIQSFVPQEYWTIEAELSKFTDAKPPSFRAKLAGIKDKGEKLKLNSEEDAKPVVQQLRKATYLVTQVKKKRLSRQPAPPFITSTLQQEAWRKLHFTADRTMSVAQQLYEGLPLGPEGQVGLITYMRTDSTRVADSAMQETRQYVAEKYGAEFLPSKPRLFTRKAKGAQEAHEAIRPTKADREPDSVKPYLSAEQAKLYRLIWERMIASQMAAAVFDTTAVDIEAKQPQESKVYILKATGSILHFPGFLVLYSEGKDEAEGEEEAGAGLPPLDEGERLRLLDVLPEQHFTQPPPRFNEATLVKALEERGIGRPSTYAPIISTLRRRDYVERKRDGRFYPLEMGFVVNDLLVQHFPNIVDTGFTAKLEEQLDEIARGERGWVGAISEFYVPFEETLRQASVNMVKMKQPDEPTDEVCPECGRPMVIRTGRFGKFLACSGFPKCKTTKSLKAKAEVVSE; this is encoded by the coding sequence ATGGTTGATAAGCTCGTCATAGTAGAGTCTCCTGCCAAAGCAAAGAGCATCGGCAAGATCTTGGGCAGGAGCTATAGTATCAAGGCATCCGTAGGCCATGTGCGAGACTTACCGCAGTGGGGCCTCGGCGTGGATGTAAAGAACGGCTTTGCCCCCAGGTACGAGGTTCCCAAGGCAAAGAAAAAGGTAGTCAAGGAGTTGAAGGAGGCAGCCAGAAAAGCCAAGTCGGTATATTTGGCCACAGACCCAGACCGGGAGGGAGAGGCCATCGCCTGGCACCTGGTGGCCGCAGCCGAACTGGATGGAGTTGAGAAGCATCGCGTGGTCTTTCACGAGATAACCGAACAGGCCATCAAGAACGCCTTTCGTCATTCGCGCCAGATCGATATGCACTTAGTGGATGCTCAGCAGGCCAGGCGGGTGCTGGATCGGCTGGTAGGTTACAAGGTAAGCCCCCTCCTGGGGAGCAAGGTTAGAAGAGGTCTTTCGGCTGGCAGGGTGCAATCCGTGGCTTTGCGGATGATTGTGGAACGAGAGCGCGAAATCCAGAGTTTTGTTCCCCAGGAGTACTGGACTATCGAAGCCGAGCTAAGCAAGTTCACAGACGCCAAACCTCCCAGCTTCAGAGCCAAGCTTGCTGGAATCAAGGACAAGGGCGAAAAGTTGAAGCTCAACTCTGAAGAAGACGCCAAACCAGTTGTCCAGCAACTCAGGAAGGCAACCTACTTGGTCACCCAGGTAAAGAAGAAGAGGCTCAGTCGTCAGCCCGCCCCGCCTTTCATCACCAGCACTCTTCAGCAGGAAGCCTGGCGCAAGCTTCACTTTACTGCCGATCGTACCATGTCTGTTGCACAGCAACTCTACGAGGGATTACCCCTTGGGCCAGAGGGGCAGGTGGGACTCATCACCTATATGCGTACCGATTCGACCAGGGTGGCAGATTCAGCTATGCAAGAGACTCGCCAGTACGTAGCTGAGAAATACGGGGCTGAGTTCCTCCCTTCTAAGCCTCGCCTATTCACCAGGAAAGCCAAGGGAGCTCAGGAGGCACATGAAGCTATCCGGCCCACAAAGGCAGACCGCGAACCGGACTCTGTCAAACCCTATCTCAGTGCTGAGCAGGCCAAACTTTATCGGCTTATCTGGGAACGGATGATTGCCAGCCAGATGGCTGCTGCCGTTTTTGATACTACTGCTGTAGACATCGAAGCAAAGCAACCTCAGGAGAGCAAGGTTTATATCTTGAAAGCGACAGGCTCTATATTGCATTTTCCAGGCTTCCTCGTTCTTTACAGCGAGGGGAAAGATGAAGCAGAAGGAGAAGAGGAAGCCGGGGCTGGTCTTCCGCCACTGGATGAGGGAGAGCGGCTTCGGCTCCTAGACGTTTTACCGGAGCAACATTTTACCCAGCCTCCGCCCCGCTTCAACGAGGCCACTTTGGTGAAAGCCCTGGAGGAGAGAGGCATCGGACGGCCCAGCACCTATGCTCCTATTATCTCCACTCTGCGGCGGCGCGATTACGTGGAGAGAAAGAGAGACGGTCGTTTCTACCCCTTGGAGATGGGCTTCGTAGTCAATGACCTGCTGGTGCAGCATTTCCCCAACATTGTTGACACAGGTTTCACCGCCAAACTTGAGGAGCAACTGGACGAGATAGCTCGCGGCGAAAGAGGTTGGGTAGGGGCAATAAGCGAGTTCTACGTCCCTTTTGAAGAAACCCTAAGACAGGCCAGCGTCAACATGGTGAAGATGAAGCAACCGGACGAGCCAACAGACGAAGTCTGTCCTGAGTGCGGCCGGCCCATGGTGATCAGGACAGGGCGTTTCGGAAAGTTCCTGGCCTGCAGCGGTTTCCCCAAGTGCAAGACTACCAAGTCACTTAAGGCCAAAGCCGAGGTAGTTTCAGAATAG
- the efp gene encoding elongation factor P yields MMSAGDLKKGSTIELEGQLYRIVDFSHIKMGRGSAQIRLKLRDIRAGYTIERTFQSSEKFLRARLEHHKVQYLYHDGELYYFMDNETFEQTSLDAGLLGDATKYLREGMNLDMLTYRDEPVGVELGAAVELKVVETGSGFKGNTATPGTKPATLETGLKVQVPMFISKGDVVKVDTRSGEYLERVG; encoded by the coding sequence ATGATGAGCGCCGGGGATCTGAAAAAAGGCAGCACCATAGAGCTGGAAGGACAGCTATACCGGATTGTTGACTTCAGCCACATCAAGATGGGAAGAGGGAGCGCCCAGATCAGGCTCAAGCTGCGCGATATCCGGGCCGGTTACACCATTGAGCGCACCTTCCAGTCCAGCGAGAAGTTCCTCCGGGCACGCCTGGAGCATCACAAGGTGCAGTACCTGTATCATGATGGGGAGTTGTACTACTTCATGGACAATGAGACCTTTGAGCAGACTTCTCTCGACGCTGGACTCTTAGGTGATGCCACCAAGTACCTGCGGGAGGGAATGAACCTGGATATGCTCACCTACAGGGATGAGCCGGTGGGTGTGGAGTTGGGGGCGGCGGTGGAGCTTAAGGTGGTGGAAACAGGCTCTGGTTTCAAAGGAAACACGGCCACGCCGGGGACGAAGCCAGCCACGCTGGAGACAGGACTGAAGGTCCAGGTGCCGATGTTTATCAGCAAGGGTGACGTGGTCAAGGTTGATACGCGCAGCGGCGAGTACCTGGAAAGGGTGGGGTGA